In Nonomuraea sp. NBC_00507, the following are encoded in one genomic region:
- a CDS encoding helix-turn-helix domain-containing protein: protein MRVDDAAFESVFTSLSKREAEVMDLIATGQSNGQIAQRLFLSEKTVKNHVNRIYAKLGVDSRVTAIGLWLSRRQ from the coding sequence ATGAGAGTCGACGACGCAGCGTTCGAGAGCGTGTTCACGTCCCTGAGCAAACGCGAGGCCGAGGTCATGGACCTCATCGCCACGGGTCAGTCCAACGGACAGATCGCGCAACGGCTGTTCCTCAGTGAGAAGACCGTCAAGAATCACGTCAACCGCATCTACGCCAAGCTAGGCGTGGACTCACGCGTCACCGCCATCGGCCTCTGGCTGTCCCGCCGGCAGTAG